One window of Acidimicrobiales bacterium genomic DNA carries:
- a CDS encoding Flp family type IVb pilin encodes SPTMTTAYQFLSAWITSRIDDERGASLVEYALLVALIAVVCIAAVTALGESASSKFSEVDSSLG; translated from the coding sequence GAGTCCAACAATGACCACCGCATACCAGTTCCTCAGCGCCTGGATCACCAGCCGTATCGATGACGAGCGTGGCGCGAGCCTCGTGGAGTACGCGCTCCTCGTCGCCCTCATCGCCGTCGTGTGCATCGCTGCCGTGACCGCCCTCGGCGAGTCCGCTTCCTCGAAGTTCTCGGAAGTCGACTCCTCGCTCGGCTAA